From the Xenopus laevis strain J_2021 chromosome 7L, Xenopus_laevis_v10.1, whole genome shotgun sequence genome, the window tacacagaaaaaggaaatcgtttttaaaaatttggattatttggataaaatggagtctatgggagacagccattccgtaattcggagctttctggatatcgggtttccggataagggaccctatacctgtataaccacCTAAGtcttgggttatttatcaaagtctgaatttatctcaatattttctgctataaactccgatcaaatccgctcaggtttttttactcttatttattattacgttttcctgaaaatttgctttgcggtaaaaaaaaatcggattttctcGAAAAACTTCGGGCTATGGcacaaacccagcgcacatcaaaaaatctttctcccattgacttatatgcaacctcgacaggtctgagatgccggattttcagattcagacttttccatcctcggggtttaacaaattcccaaaaattcatgctttttctaaaagtctgattttatataaaaaaaaatcttgcattcTTTgcgatttttgcatttggagtttagtaaataacccccctggcCTATGTTAACCACTAACTTATCACACAAATATTGAGCGGAGCAAACTCGGGTCTGTACTGCTCTGTCATGATAATCGGGCTAAATATTATCCATATTGATAATGTCGTACACAGTCTAGTCCATATATATATCTCCAGCTATAATGTTGTGCTGTAACGACCACTCTCTCTGCTCTTGCTAGCCCCTGTAGACCTTGTGGCTTCATCACTAAGAGCGCTCTCCAGCAGCCCCCGTATTGACTGCGACATCTTGCTCTTGAAGTCCTTACCCATAAAAACATAAAGGACGGGATTGAGGCAGCTGTTGCTATACGCTAGCGCCTGGGAGAAGTGGTCGAGACGTGATAGGACGGAACTGGCGGAGAACTCAAGGGCAATTCCAATGATGTGGTAGGGGGCCCACAACACGCCGAATGCCAGCACGATAGCAATGACCACCTTGCGTGTTTTTCGGCCCACCTTGGCAAACCGCCCGCTTTGGACTTTCCCGGTGAGTCGGACGTAGCAGAAGAGGATAATGAGAAGAGGCAAGAAAAAGCCAAAAACAGCTCGGGTGATAGTGATGCTTACAGAAGTAGGATGAGGACCTGAGGGTTCGTCGTGACTATAATGGCCGCCATATTCGTTACCATAACCTTCCTCTGAAAAATTGTAGTCCGCATCCTCCTCCTGATCCTCCTCCTGGTCGTTATAGTTGTAGCTGCAGTAGGTGTGGTTACCATCCAGGACGCTTGTCCGATACATGAACACGGGGAGGCACAACAGCAAGGACACCAGCCAGATGAACAAGCACAGGAGATAAGCCAGGAGAACACTGCGGTGATTCTGGGCCCACACGGGCTTCACGACTAGAATAAAGCGATCCACACTTATGGCCACCAGAGTGAAGACGCTGGCAAACATGTTGAGGATAATGATGGAGGACAACAACTTGCAGGAGACCAAATCACTTGGCCATTTGTAATGGAGGAGCTCGTTGGCGATTGAGAACGGAAGGGACAAACAGCAGATCAGATCGGCCACGGCCAGATTACAAAACCAGACCGTATTCACTGTCCTCCTCATCTTGATGCCGGTCACCCAAATAACAAGGATATTCCCAGGCACCCCCACAATGAAGGTCACGGCCATAACTATTAATATCACCACTGACTCAGGGCTATAGTGATCCATCTCTGCAACGCCACTGCCAATGTAGCTCCTATTCATTTCCAGGAGCGTGCTGGATACCTGTAAAGATACTCAGCGTCACTAATCATGCTGCATAAATGATGGGTAACAATACGTTTAACAGCTCTGGGGTTCATTTTGTGGGGTTCCAGGCTCTGTCCCTTACTGCAAATTACAactataagtcactgaggggttgttctgtgaccatataaaggcacaaggctgcag encodes:
- the c3ar1.L gene encoding complement C3a receptor 1 L homeolog (The RefSeq protein has 6 substitutions compared to this genomic sequence) — its product is MEHYSPESMVILIVMAVTFIVGVPGNILVIWVTGIKMRRTVNTVWFCNLAVADLICCLSLPFSIANELLHYKWPSDLVSCKLLPSIIILNMFASVFTLVAISVDRFILVVKPVWAQNHRSVLLAYLLCLFIWLVSLLLCLPVFMYRTSVLDGNHTYCSYNYNDQEEDQEEDADYNFSEEGYGNEYGGHYSHDEPSGPHPTSVSITITRAVFGFFLPLLIILFCYVRLTGKVQSGRFAKVGRKTRKVVIAIVLAFGVLWAPYHIIGIALEFSASSVLSRLDHFSQALAYSNSCLNPVLYVFMGKDFKSKMSQSIRGLLESALSDEATRSTGASKSRESARYSSML
- the c3ar1.L gene encoding complement C3a receptor 1 L homeolog isoform X1, producing MSLNEQYEGMDQPAAFYLDVNGSQPYLEVSSTLLEMNRSYIGSGVAEMDHYSPESVVILIVMAVTFIVGVPGNILVIWVTGIKMRRTVNTVWFCNLAVADLICCLSLPFSIANELLHYKWPSDLVSCKLLSSIIILNMFASVFTLVAISVDRFILVVKPVWAQNHRSVLLAYLLCLFIWLVSLLLCLPVFMYRTSVLDGNHTYCSYNYNDQEEDQEEDADYNFSEEGYGNEYGGHYSHDEPSGPHPTSVSITITRAVFGFFLPLLIILFCYVRLTGKVQSGRFAKVGRKTRKVVIAIVLAFGVLWAPYHIIGIALEFSASSVLSRLDHFSQALAYSNSCLNPVLYVFMGKDFKSKMSQSIRGLLESALSDEATRSTGASKSRESGRYSTTL